A genomic window from Sphingobacterium spiritivorum includes:
- a CDS encoding glycosyltransferase, producing MKILFVQHLYFLNGSGGTEKICSFLANGFANSGHEVIIATNQHSDGKPMFALEKNIIVTNIYDATVPQQNLKTLYNYKGKNPVLWLISKIKKKSSKLYNSLLRKKFGGDEGIYKYNLLHRSRQWKSYLDGLQPNLIITMSISSVLEITYQNTIQIPIVNSVNGRPDYDYSDILGYRSPIEMKLLEDSFKELSAIQIMFDSYREFLPKAFRGKCCIISNPVPQTLESELVDHSKSKDTYCIIHVGRLDDDCKQQSVAIDIFSELACSYSNWNLELWGLGADEQKLKDRIEQHKLEDRIFLKGFTEAPVEKMKNADIFIFPSKYEGFGLALGEAMSAGLPSLAFRSCSGVNELIDNGKTGFLAENSLHMKQQLEQLIQSAELRASIGQQAHEAMKEYDPDSILEAWKNMILGLKKN from the coding sequence ATGAAGATCTTATTTGTACAACATCTATATTTCCTGAACGGGTCTGGCGGAACAGAAAAAATTTGCTCCTTTTTAGCAAACGGGTTCGCTAATTCCGGACATGAGGTGATTATCGCTACTAATCAACATAGTGATGGTAAGCCAATGTTTGCATTAGAAAAAAATATAATAGTCACCAATATTTATGATGCTACAGTACCCCAACAGAATTTAAAAACATTGTATAACTATAAGGGTAAAAATCCGGTTCTATGGTTGATCAGTAAGATTAAAAAGAAGTCTTCAAAATTGTATAACAGTCTGCTCCGGAAAAAATTCGGCGGAGATGAAGGGATTTACAAATACAACCTGCTACACCGCTCCCGGCAATGGAAATCGTATCTGGATGGACTGCAACCCAATCTGATCATTACAATGTCGATCAGCTCTGTATTGGAAATCACCTATCAGAATACTATTCAAATTCCTATTGTTAACTCCGTGAACGGCAGGCCGGATTATGATTACAGCGATATTCTCGGATACAGAAGTCCCATTGAAATGAAGCTTCTGGAAGATTCTTTCAAAGAACTTTCTGCCATTCAGATTATGTTTGATAGTTATCGGGAATTTTTGCCAAAAGCATTTAGAGGAAAGTGTTGCATAATCTCCAATCCGGTTCCTCAAACGTTAGAAAGTGAACTGGTAGATCATTCAAAGTCAAAAGATACATATTGTATTATTCATGTCGGCAGATTAGATGATGATTGTAAGCAACAAAGTGTTGCAATAGATATTTTCAGTGAGTTAGCTTGCAGTTATTCAAACTGGAATTTGGAATTGTGGGGTTTGGGGGCTGATGAACAAAAACTAAAAGATAGAATTGAACAGCATAAATTAGAAGACCGTATTTTTCTGAAAGGATTTACTGAGGCACCTGTTGAGAAAATGAAGAACGCTGATATTTTTATTTTTCCAAGTAAATATGAAGGATTCGGACTTGCTTTGGGCGAAGCAATGTCTGCCGGTCTCCCTAGTCTGGCCTTTCGAAGCTGTTCCGGTGTAAATGAACTTATAGATAATGGAAAGACTGGCTTTTTAGCAGAGAATAGTCTTCACATGAAACAGCAGCTGGAACAGTTGATTCAAAGTGCAGAGTTAAGAGCATCTATAGGGCAACAGGCACATGAAGCAATGAAAGAATATGATCCAGACAGTATATTGGAAGCCTGGAAGAACATGATTTTAGGTCTGAAGAAAAACTAG